Proteins found in one Coffea eugenioides isolate CCC68of chromosome 5, Ceug_1.0, whole genome shotgun sequence genomic segment:
- the LOC113771030 gene encoding uncharacterized protein LOC113771030, translating to MARTRGGSSYRGSRSFQLRDEDPENLENEEGTGGGSDDDQEPKKTRGPTYMRHIWGRHGTDKRIKVKFNTLGEPVGTNRSKFNEFLGALARIGKYAPIDIDSWRKVPKSLKNDMIDVVKEKFDLPIGIEERVKQSVGKKWRSWKHALKKTYFNPNESIESQVLKRPKRVLPQQWRNILTKWLSEEAKSISATNKEHRKKKKMNHSTGKKPFAQVRVEKEKEVGHSLSRADMFTICYTNSNGVPSSFEVGEKMEEMESLKNQLPEGEEDNVGRNDVYAKVMGEERSGRVRTYGLGVTQSDLWGDIPSRSTCFRLVMEQSAAMSKMERRIQQLESIQQGRSQGQISPSSQRHTSQSSNAISRPIKVGDKVTIRSMVDSSKICAVGVVRNLDPTAEVGDIPLGSHWCEIHVNVPVENDEELMRPYHNFLKIGDAIGVAVAWPINLVILEEN from the exons ATGGCGAGAACAAGAGGAGGTTCAAGCTATCGAGGATCAAGGAGCTTTCAATTGCGTGATGAAGATcctgaaaatttggaaaatgagGAAGGCACTG GTGGTGGTTCTGATGATGATCAGGAGCCTAAGAAAACTCGGGGACCAACTTATATGAGACACATTTGGGGTAGACATGGTACTGACAAGCGAATTAAAGTGAAATTCAATACACTTGGTGAGCCAGTTGGTACAAATAGAAGCAAATTCAATGAATTTTTGGGAGCATTGGCAAGAATTGGAAAATATGCACCAATTGACATTGATAGTTGGCGTAAAGTTCCCAAGTCTTTAAAGAATGACATGATAGATGTAGTAAAG GAAAAATTTGATCTCCCTATTGGCATAGAAGAACGAGTTAAGCAATCAGTAGgaaagaaatggagaagctGGAAGCATGCTCTCAAGAAAACTTATTTCAATCCAAATGAGTCAATTGAAAGTCAAGTGCTTAAAAGACCAAAACGAGTTCTTCCACAGCAATGGAGAAATATTTTGACTAAATGGCTTTCCGAAGAGGCAAAG AGCATATCTGCAACAAACAAGGAGCaccgaaagaagaaaaagatgaatCATAGTACAGGGAAAAAGCCATTTGCTCAAGTTCGAGTAGAAAAG GAAAAAGAGGTTGGGCATTCTCTCTCTAGAGCAGATATGTTCACCATATGCTACACTAATTCTAATGGAGTGCCATCTAGTTTTGAAGTTGGGGAAAAAATG GAGGAGATGGAAAGCTTAAAAAATCAACTTCCggaaggagaagaagataatGTGGGTAGGAATGACGTGTATGCAAAAGTAATGGGTGAAGAAAGGAGTGGAAGAGTTCGTACATATGGTTTAGGAGTTACACAATCTGATTTGTGGGGCGATATACCAAGTCGTTCAACATGTTTTCGCTTGGTTATGGAACAAAGCGCTGCGATGTCAAAAATGGAGCGAAGAATTCAGCAACTAGAATCAATTCAACAAGGAAGATCACAAGGACAAATTTCGCCATCTTCGCAAAGACATACTTCACAGTCATCAAATGCTATTTCTCGGCCAATAAAA GTTGGGGATAAAGTTACAATAAGAAGCATGGTTGATTCGTCCAAAATTTGTGCTGTTGGTGTGGTTAGAAATTTGGATCCAACTGCTGAAGTTGGTGACATACCTTTGGGATCACATTGGTGTGAAATTCATGTGAATGTGCCTGTGGAGAATGATGAAGAGCTAATGAGGCCATACCATAATTTTCTCAAGATTGGAGATGCAATTGGAGTAGCTGTTGCTTGGCCAATAAACCTG GTGATTCTTGAAGAAAACTAA
- the LOC113772523 gene encoding uncharacterized protein LOC113772523 codes for MVHLTTHLATEARIAGPVHYRWMYPIERYLCTLKNYVRNRSRPEGSIAEGYLVDECLTFCSLYLSDEVTTKFNRSSRNEDGGESSTEGLEIFSIQGRPLGKGNSVVMDDETIKKAHQYVIFNCEAMDPYINQHRKLVEEQHLRSSKHEKERIHSETFANWFDSHVDDFLPENEVISKDLRLLAKGPNVVGLKYERYIVNGFRFHTKYLESKRKNQNSGVIVTAITSSFASTKDMNPVSSDLAYYGVLKDILELDYGGGRRVVLFDCDWVSKGKRLKQDDDGFTLVNFMNVKRHHEPFVLASQVKQVFYVEDPLDKGWNVVIPTVPRDDLKMDPIDVEMYLQSQPSSSHQRETFDDINWVREGVIGEIVDTTRVASSSKG; via the exons ATGGTGCATTTGACCACTCATTTAGCAACCGAAGCAAGGATAGCTGGTCCAGTACATTATCGTTGGATGTATCCGATTGAAAG GTACCTATGCACTTTGAAAAATTATGTACGAAATAGAAGTCGGCCTGAAGGTTCAATTGCAGAGGGGTACCTAGTTGATGAGTGCTTGACATTTTGCTCTCTCTACTTGTCTGATGAAGTGACAACTAAGTTCAATCGATCAAGTAGAAATGAAGATGGAGGTGAAAGTTCAACTGAAGGACTTGAGATTTTTTCTATACAAGGTCGGCCATTAGGAAAAGGAAATTCAGTTGTAATGGATGATGAAACCATAAAAAAGGCACATCAATATGTGATATTCAATTGTGAAGCCATGGATCCATATATCAA CCAACATCGTAAATTGGTTGAAGAGCAGCATTTGcgtagttcaaaacatgaaaaggAGCGGATTCATAGTGAGACATTTGCAAATTGGTTTGACAGCCAT GTGGATGATTTTCTACCCGAGAATGAAGTTATCTCAAAAGATTTGAGATTATTGGCCAAGGGTCCAAATGTTGTGGGTTTGAAGTATGAGAGATACATTGTGAATGGTTTTAGATTTCATACAAAATatttggagagcaaaagaaaaaatcagaATAGTGGGGTGATTGTTACTGCAATAACATCAAGTTTCGCAAGCACCAAGGATATGAATCCGGTTTCAAGTGACTTGGCCTATTATGGTGTCTTAAAGGATATTCTGGAATTGGACTATGGTGGAGGTCGAAGAGTGGTTTTGTTTGACTGTGATTGGGTCTCTAAGGGGAAACGATTGAAACAAGATGATGATGGGtttacacttgtgaattttatGAATGTGAAGCGCCACCATGAACCCTTCGTTCTTGCATCCCAAGTGAAACAAGTATTTTACGTGGAGGATCCTTTGGATAAGGGGTGGAATGTTGTTATTCCAACTGTACCACGAGATGATTTGAAGATGGATCCCATAGATGTTGAGATGTACTTGCAAAGTCAGCCTTCAAGTAGTCATCAAAGAGAGACATTTGATGATATTAATTGGGTTCGAGAAGGTGTCATAGGAGAAATAGTTGATACTACTAGAGTGGCATCTAGTTCCAAGGGATGA
- the LOC113771032 gene encoding uncharacterized protein LOC113771032, with protein MPDSVFNTLLDLLRQALPEGVNLPNSYYEAKKTMKELGLGYEKYDACPNDCTLYWGKDESKIKCDTCKHLRWEGTKDDPTGEKRKVPHKVLWHFPLKPRLQRLFMSSKTASSMKWHVEGRTKDGRMRHPADTPVWQSFDYQNPEFAKDPRNVRLGLASDGFNPFKSMNVNHSTWPVVLMPYNLPPWMCMKQPYFMLSLLIPGPYAPGNNIDVYLQPLIAELKELWDVGMTTYDASSKENFQMHAALLWTISDFPGYANLSGWSTKGYLACPVCHKHTVSHHLRHGSKQCYMGHRRFLEKEHSYRKDKRNFDGKEEHRVAPPRLTGDMILEELRSYKIKFGKAVNDNPELPFNWKKQSIFFDLPYWKNNLLRHCLDVMHIEKNVCETIVRTLLNVDGKYDNLGVRRDLEEMGIRAGLHPITDEFGRAYLPPTCFYLDKKEKELFCKILKKVKVPDATVTTLL; from the exons ATGCCCGATTCTGTATTTAATACACTTCTTGATTTGTTGAGGCAAGCACTCCCAGAAGGTGTAAATCTACCCAATTCTTATTATGAAGCaaaaaaaacaatgaaagaACTAGGACTTGGATACGAAAAATATGATGCATGTCCTAATGATTGCACATTGTATTGGGGAAAAGATGAATCAAAGATAAAATGTGACACTTGTAAGCATCTACGGTGGGAAGGAACAAAGGATGATCCTACTGGTGAAAAAAGAAAGGTTCCCCACAAGGTTTTGTGGCACTTTCCGCTTAAACCCAGATTGCAGCGTCTGTTCATGTCATCTAAAACAGCATCTTCCATGAAATGGCATGTCGAGGGTCGTACTAAGGATGGTCGCATGAGACATCCTGCAGATACTCCGGTTTGGCAATCATTTGATTACCAAAATCCCGAATTTGCAAAAGATCCTCGTAATGTCAGATTGGGTTTAGCTTCTGATGGATTTAATCCATTTAAATCTATGAATGTGAACCATAGTACATGGCCGGTAGTACTGATGCCTTATAATTTGCCACCATGGATGTGCATGAAACAGCCATACTTTATGTTGTCACTACTCATTCCTGGCCCATATGCACCTGGGAATAACATTGATGTTTACCTTCAACCTCTTATAGCTGAGTTGAAGGAATTGTGGGATGTAGGTATGACTACTTATGATGCATcatcaaaggaaaattttcagatGCATGCTGCTTTACTTTGGACCATTAGTGATTTTCCTGGTTATGCTAATTTATCTGGTTGGAGTACTAAAGGTTATTTAGCATGTCCAGTATGTCATAAGCATACCGTTTCACACCATTTAAGACATGGTTCAAAACAATGTTACATGGGTCATCGGCGATTTCTGGAAAAGGAGCATTCATATCGAAAAGATAAACGTAACTTTGATGGAAAGGAAGAACATAGAGTTGCACCACCCCGCTTGACAGGTGATATGATCTTGGAGGAGTTGAGGTcttataaaatcaaatttgGGAAGGCAGTCAATGATAACCCTGAATTACCCTTTAACTGGAAGAAACAAAGCATTTTTTTTGACTTGCCATATTGGAAGAACAATTTGTTACGTCATTGTCTTGATGTCATGCATATTGAGAAAAATGTATGTGAGACAATAGTTAGAACATTATTGAATGTGGATGGCAAGTATGATAACCTTGGTGTACGGCGTGATTTGGAAGAAATGGGCATACGAGCAGGTCTTCATCCTATTACAGATGAGTTTGGGAGAGCATACTTGCCTCCAACATGTTTCTATTTGGATAAGAAGGAGAAAGAGTTATTCTGTAAAATTCTGAAAAAGGTTAAAGTACCGGATG CAACTGTTACCACTCTGTTATAG